The Bryobacteraceae bacterium genome includes a window with the following:
- a CDS encoding amidase, whose protein sequence is MTLMEAAAALRHRQVSSVELTLECLARIEKWNPELNAFLTVTADVALEQARKADAERASGLDRGPLHGIPIAHKDLFCTRGVRTTGGSKTFAGFVPEFDATVVERLANAGAVMLGKTNLHEHAYGITSENPHYGAVRNPWDPERSPGGSSGGSGVAVATGMALAATGTDTGGSIRVPASWCGITGLKPTFGRVSKHGVLPLGYTLDHPGPMAQTVRDTALLFEAMAGFDPKDPSSVDRPVPRCLPAEGELSLRGIRIGLPRNFFFDRIAKEVDGAVYFMAYTAEDLGAELQRVQVPDGDQLNTLAHITLLSEAAAVHEPYLRKRRRTYGDDVRTLLDMGRVIPAVDYLQAQRLRKRILGVYLDILRRVDALLVPATPMTAPRIGQKQVEIRGEMEDTRIAATRLLRGFNLLGLPVLSMPAGYSSDGLPIGMQLVGRPWDEPLLLRIGAALEDRTQLRRRPPRFC, encoded by the coding sequence ATGACGCTGATGGAAGCCGCCGCTGCGCTGCGGCACCGGCAGGTGAGTTCCGTCGAACTGACGCTGGAGTGCCTGGCGCGGATCGAGAAATGGAACCCGGAACTGAACGCGTTCCTGACGGTCACCGCCGACGTGGCGCTCGAGCAGGCCCGCAAAGCGGACGCCGAGCGCGCCTCGGGCCTCGACCGCGGCCCGCTGCATGGAATTCCCATTGCGCACAAGGACCTGTTCTGCACGCGCGGCGTCCGCACGACAGGCGGCTCGAAAACGTTCGCCGGGTTCGTGCCCGAGTTCGACGCCACGGTCGTGGAGCGGCTCGCCAATGCGGGCGCGGTGATGCTCGGAAAGACGAATCTCCACGAGCACGCTTACGGAATCACGTCGGAGAATCCCCACTACGGCGCGGTGCGCAATCCCTGGGACCCGGAGCGCAGCCCGGGCGGCTCGTCCGGGGGCAGCGGCGTGGCGGTGGCCACGGGGATGGCCCTCGCCGCCACGGGCACGGACACTGGAGGCAGCATCCGGGTCCCGGCGTCATGGTGCGGCATCACGGGGCTCAAGCCGACTTTCGGGCGCGTCTCGAAACACGGCGTCCTGCCGCTGGGCTACACGCTCGATCATCCGGGGCCGATGGCGCAGACGGTCCGTGACACGGCGCTGTTGTTCGAGGCCATGGCGGGGTTCGACCCGAAGGACCCCAGTTCCGTCGACCGTCCGGTGCCCCGTTGTCTGCCCGCCGAGGGCGAGCTGTCCCTGCGCGGCATCCGGATCGGTCTGCCGCGCAATTTCTTCTTCGACCGCATCGCCAAAGAAGTCGACGGCGCCGTCTACTTCATGGCCTACACCGCGGAGGATCTGGGCGCGGAGCTGCAGCGCGTGCAGGTCCCCGACGGCGATCAGCTGAACACGCTGGCGCACATCACGCTGCTGTCCGAGGCGGCAGCCGTCCACGAGCCGTATCTGCGCAAGCGCCGCAGGACGTATGGCGACGACGTGCGCACTCTGCTCGACATGGGCCGCGTGATTCCGGCTGTGGATTACCTGCAGGCGCAGCGCCTGCGGAAGCGCATCCTCGGCGTCTATCTCGACATCCTCAGGCGCGTGGACGCTCTGCTGGTGCCCGCCACGCCAATGACGGCGCCGCGGATCGGACAGAAGCAGGTGGAGATTCGCGGCGAGATGGAAGACACGCGCATCGCCGCCACGCGGCTGCTCCGCGGTTTCAATCTGCTGGGGCTGCCCGTCCTGTCGATGCCGGCCGGCTACTCTTCAGATGGGTTGCCGATCGGGATGCAGCTGGTGGGACGGCCCTGGGACGAACCGCTGCTGCTGCGCATCGGGGCGGCGCTCGAAGACCGCACGCAGC